ATTGGAGATCCTAGTTTTAAACATAAACAAAGATCCATAATTAATATGGATATAATTAATAAATGGTATACTAACATTAGTATACAATTACAATATTTTTTTCAAGAAACTAATATTACTATAGTGAATAATTTTGACTGGTTTAATAGTATGAATGTTTTATTTTTTTTAAAAAATATTGGTCAAAATTTTTATGTTAATCAAATGATTAATAAAGATGCTATTAAAAATAGATTTATCAAAAATAAAGAACATAATCATATTTCTTATACAGAATTTTCATATAATTTATTACAAGCATATGATTTTGCATTTTTATATAAAAATAATAATGTTATGTTACAAATTGGAGGTTCTGATCAGTGGGGCAATATTGTTTCTGGAATTGAATTAATAAAAAAATTATATCAATATAAAGTATATGGTTTAACTACGCATTTAATTACTAAAAAAAATGGTGTTAAATTTGGTAAAACAGAAAACCAAACAATATGGTTAGATAAAAATAAGACTACTCCATATTTATTTTTCCAATATTGGTTAAATATTAGTGATAGTATAGTTTTTAAATTATTAAAAATGTTTACTAAAATTGATAGTAGAATAATTAACGAAATGAAACATAAAAAAACATATTATAATAAGCAAAAAAGTGCACAATACATATTAGCTGAATATATGACTAATTTAGTTCATGGAAAAACAGAATTATTAATTGTTCAAAAAATTACTTACTTATTATTTGTAAAACAATTTAGTCGTTTAATAGAAAATGATTTTTATTTTTTATTAAAAAATAATATTAATAATATTTTTTTAAATCAAAAAAAATATTCTTTACAAGATATTTTAGTATGTAGTCATTTAGCCCCATCTAAAAAACAAGCTAAAAATATGATACAAGCACATGCTATACATATTAATGATCAAATAATTACTGATATTAATTTTATTTGTAAT
This region of Enterobacteriaceae endosymbiont of Macroplea appendiculata genomic DNA includes:
- the tyrS gene encoding tyrosine--tRNA ligase, whose protein sequence is MLNNNQIDILHQLKSREILYQITDMSNLHKLLSNNKINLYCGFDLTADSLHIGHLITIITLKYFQKLGHNIIILLGGATSLIGDPSFKHKQRSIINMDIINKWYTNISIQLQYFFQETNITIVNNFDWFNSMNVLFFLKNIGQNFYVNQMINKDAIKNRFIKNKEHNHISYTEFSYNLLQAYDFAFLYKNNNVMLQIGGSDQWGNIVSGIELIKKLYQYKVYGLTTHLITKKNGVKFGKTENQTIWLDKNKTTPYLFFQYWLNISDSIVFKLLKMFTKIDSRIINEMKHKKTYYNKQKSAQYILAEYMTNLVHGKTELLIVQKITYLLFVKQFSRLIENDFYFLLKNNINNIFLNQKKYSLQDILVCSHLAPSKKQAKNMIQAHAIHINDQIITDINFICNIQCSKFNHFSLLRKGKKNFVLIFWQ